The window AAGAGCTGCACCCGGCGCCCATCCGTGCCGACGTCCTCGTTCGCGACGCAGTCCTTGCTATGAGTGGCCTTGTTCAGGATGCCGAAGCTGTGCTCGAGATCGGCGATATCTCTACTGCGGAGGTCTTCGCGGATACCGACGCGATCCTTCAAGTGCTCAGCAACCTCATTGAAAATGGCATCAAGTATGGGCAGGCTCGCAACGCGACGCACTGCAGAGTGGTCGTCAGCTCGCGCGATGTGTCTGATCCGATTGAGGCGGTCGAGTTCAGCGTGCGTGACTTTGGCCCTGGAATTGCTTCGGAGCATCTCGGCAGAATCTTCGAGCGCTTTTACCGGGTCGATAAAGCTCGCTCGCGGGAGTCCGGTGGGACTGGCCTTGGACTTGCGATTGCACGGCATATGGTGCAGAGCCACGGGGGGTCGATTCGCGCTGAGAGTGAGCTGAATACGGGGAGTACTTTTATCTTTACTCTTCCAAAAGCTCAATCCATAGTCGAATAATGCCGTTTTCACTCCGATGTAACCTCCCCGTAACAATTTCCGCTCACACTCAATATGAGATGTATTGACTGATTGAACGATCGATGCATTCCGATCCTAGGGGGACTTAGTGAAATTGAAAGTTATTGCAGCAGGCGTCCTGGCGCTTGTGACAGCCGGAGCTAACGCACAGAACATCAACGGAGCCGGGGCTACCTTTCCGTACCCCATTTACTCCAAGTGGTTTAGTGAGTACAGCCAGCTGCATTCCAATGTGAAGATTAACTACCAATCCATCGGTTCCGGCGGCGGTATCCGTCAGGTCTCTGAGGGCACGGTGGATTTCGGCGCCAGTGACAGCCCCATGACCAACGAGCAGCTGGCCGCGGCGAAGATCAAGGTGATGCATATTCCGACTGTGCTGGGCGCGGTGGTTCCGGTTTACAACATCCCGGGCATCAATAAAGACCTGAACTTCTCCGGAGACGTGATCGCTGATATTTATCTGGGCAAGATAACCAAGTGGAGCGACCCTCGGATTGCGAAAGACAATCCCGGCGCCAATCTTCCGGATAAGGCCATTCTTCCCGTGTATCGGTCAGATGGAAGCGGGACAACCTTTATCTTTACCGACTTTCTATCCAAGGTGAGCTCGGACTGGAATAGTCGGGTTGGTAAGGGGGCCTCGATTAAGTGGCCCACCGGCATAGGTCAGAAGGGAAATGAAGGAGTCTCCGGAATGGTTCGTCAGTCTCCTTTCTCCTTCGGATACGTTGAATTGATCTATGCCGAGACCAATAAGATGAGCTTCGGTGCTGTGCGCAATGCCTCCGGTAAGTTCCTAAAGGCCTCTACGGGAGGCGTGACGGCTGCTGCCGCCGGCGCTGCCAAGACGATGCCTGCCGACTACCGCGTCTCCATCACAAACGCTCCGGGAGCGGATGCGTACCCGATCTCCAGCTTTACGTGGCTGCTGATTCCAGTCCACTCCGCCGATCCGAACAAGGCAAAGGCACTGGCCGACTTCCTAGGATGGATGCTCGATCATGGCGAAGCCGAAGCTGCTGCCTTGACCTACGCTCCTTTGCCGAAGCAGGTGCAGGACATGGTCCGCAAGAGCATTGCAACCGTCAAGTAATCCAAATGCCGCACGGATTTTGTCGATTCAACTCCGTGCGGCATATTTCTTGACCTATACTCCGGTTCAAGGTTTCAGTCCCGTTACAATCGACCCGTAGAATCAAACCGTCAGGAAATGAGATTGTGCCTTCTACCCGTATGACTCCCGAGCGAGAATCCAGGTCTCCGTTGCCTGCACCGTCGCCCCTTCCGAGCCCTGCTTCGGTCACGGCATCGGACGCGGTTATGGCCGCGCCGTCACCCATTCGAGACTTCCTCAACAAGCGGGGAAGCGGCCGTCTCGCCGATGACAGCTTCGCGGCTGTCATGCTTATTTGCGCGTGCAGTATCTTCGGAATCGTTATCTTCATCTTCGGCATCCTGGTTATCCACTCCAAGCTGAGTCTGGTCCAGTTTGGCTGGAAGTTCTTTACCCGGCAGGCTTGGGATCCGGTCTCGGGCGACTTCGGCGCGTTGCCGTTTATCTATGGCACGCTTGCCACCTCTCTGTTAGCTCTTTGTATGGCCGTGCCGTTGGCCCTCGGCGTAGCAGTTTTTATCACGGAGCTCTGTCCACGCCCGCTACGAGCCCCGATCTCGTTTCTCACTGAACTGCTCGCAGCCATTCCTTCGGTCGTCTACGGCCTTTGGGCGGTCTTCGTCCTTGTGCCGCTCATGCGTGATGTCATCGGCCCGTTCCTCTACAAGACACTCGGCTGGACCGGCTTCTTCGAAGGATCGAACTTTGGCGTCGGTCTCCTGACGGCGAGCATGATCCTGGCCATCATGATTTTGCCGATCATCTCGTCGCTTACTCGCGACAT is drawn from Edaphobacter lichenicola and contains these coding sequences:
- the pstS gene encoding phosphate ABC transporter substrate-binding protein PstS — protein: MKLKVIAAGVLALVTAGANAQNINGAGATFPYPIYSKWFSEYSQLHSNVKINYQSIGSGGGIRQVSEGTVDFGASDSPMTNEQLAAAKIKVMHIPTVLGAVVPVYNIPGINKDLNFSGDVIADIYLGKITKWSDPRIAKDNPGANLPDKAILPVYRSDGSGTTFIFTDFLSKVSSDWNSRVGKGASIKWPTGIGQKGNEGVSGMVRQSPFSFGYVELIYAETNKMSFGAVRNASGKFLKASTGGVTAAAAGAAKTMPADYRVSITNAPGADAYPISSFTWLLIPVHSADPNKAKALADFLGWMLDHGEAEAAALTYAPLPKQVQDMVRKSIATVK
- the pstC gene encoding phosphate ABC transporter permease subunit PstC; this encodes MTPERESRSPLPAPSPLPSPASVTASDAVMAAPSPIRDFLNKRGSGRLADDSFAAVMLICACSIFGIVIFIFGILVIHSKLSLVQFGWKFFTRQAWDPVSGDFGALPFIYGTLATSLLALCMAVPLALGVAVFITELCPRPLRAPISFLTELLAAIPSVVYGLWAVFVLVPLMRDVIGPFLYKTLGWTGFFEGSNFGVGLLTASMILAIMILPIISSLTRDIMNAVPNSQREAVLALGATRWEMIRIGVLRNSRIGIVGAIMLGLGRALGETMAVTMVIGNHPDISKSLFAPGYTLASVIANEFSEATGDLYLSALIEIGLALFLVTIVVNAIARLMVWAVTRNAPARVN